The following proteins are co-located in the Anas platyrhynchos isolate ZD024472 breed Pekin duck chromosome 1, IASCAAS_PekinDuck_T2T, whole genome shotgun sequence genome:
- the RHNO1 gene encoding RAD9, HUS1, RAD1-interacting nuclear orphan protein 1 produces the protein MPPKKKRTCNARKTELVFLEEPWEGPIHCCETPQPLAENPRHVPTKPIDKNTSAAWVCAQFETTKSLVLKAFQKKHRGACKAQKQDANHGLPCARGACQRPAACKFPPLTFESSDGCAACSPDALNHAGRQAQHPHGRVPHNNIQAASSQSGEETPPAPAPRPVEPAAFSPPDIGTPQPPVRGGRCSSALSPPGEAAAVLVADTPQEQYGLRVTWRQRPRVLQYLRERGRLSSADIMVRRDAGLCGRQPR, from the exons ATGCCTCCGAAGAAGAAACGTACCTGCAATGCCAGGAAAACAGAACTGGTATTCCTTGAGGAACCATGGGAGGGACCCATCCATTGCTGTGAAACTCCACAACCTTTGGCTGAGAATCCAAGACATGTTCCTACAAAACCTATAGACAAGAATACCTCTGCTGCCTGG GTGTGCGCACAATTTGAGACAACCAAGTCGTTGGTCTTGAAAGCATTTCAGAAGAAGCATCGTGGTGCTTGTAAAGCGCAGAAGCAGGATGCCAACCACGGGTTGCCTTGCGCGAGGGGAGCTTGTCAAAGACCCGCAGCCTGCAAATTCCCTCCTTTAACTTTTGAGAGTTCGGACGGATGCGCAGCCTGCTCCCCAGATGCGCTGAACCACGCAGGGAGGCAGGCACAGCACCCTCACGGCAGGGTCCCACACAACAACATCCAGGCGGCCAGTTCCCAGAGCGGTGAGGAAACACCACCAGCGCCCGCTCCCCGGCCTGTGGAGCCAGCAGCCTTCAGCCCACCGGACATCgggaccccacagcctcctgtACGGGGCGGGAGGTGCAGCAGCGCCCTGTCACCGcccggggaggcggcggcggtgcTGGTCGCGGACACCCCGCAGGAGCAGTACGGGCTCCGCGTCACCTGGCGGCAGCGGCCCCGCGTCCTGCAGTACCTGCGGGAGCGGGGCAGGCTGAGCAGCGCTGACATCATGGTGCGGAGGGACGCGGGGCTGTGCGGGAGGCAGCCCCGGTAG